A single window of Treponema denticola ATCC 35405 DNA harbors:
- a CDS encoding cation:proton antiporter yields MSAGEIPIGEIALQIVLSVGIIVIVAKYLGLLAKKLNIPQVAGEIVAGLLLRYLPFFRNFGGVEPNIIYAETNQFIGYMSEIGVILIMFSAGLGTNLKSLVASGIKSTVIAACGVIVPLVLGTAMALGFWGFDGFGTPVFYQALFIGTILTATSVSITVAALKELGKINSEVGQTIISAAIIDDVLGIIALTVVLGASSGKGDYLALIIKTAAFFAASLVVGYVIYRIFKWYDKRHPHTHRISIYGLGVALIFAYCTERFFGIADITGAYVAGVVLCNLHDASYMEKKIDINSYMFFSPIFFTSIGLKTDFSGLNMSLLWFSIAFVLVGCISKIIGCGGSALTLGFKRKESLQIGLGMMVRGEVALIVAQKGLAVGMVKAEYFAPVILLIIVSSMIVPILLGKAFSDRTFEPPMKEQV; encoded by the coding sequence ATGTCTGCTGGTGAAATACCTATTGGCGAAATTGCTTTGCAAATTGTCCTTTCCGTTGGAATTATCGTTATTGTTGCAAAGTACCTCGGCCTTCTTGCAAAAAAACTGAATATTCCGCAAGTTGCGGGTGAAATTGTTGCAGGGCTTTTATTACGCTACCTGCCTTTTTTTCGTAATTTCGGCGGAGTCGAACCGAACATTATCTATGCCGAAACCAATCAGTTTATCGGATATATGTCGGAAATCGGCGTTATCCTGATTATGTTCTCTGCCGGATTGGGTACTAATTTAAAATCACTTGTTGCATCCGGTATCAAATCCACAGTGATCGCTGCTTGCGGCGTTATCGTTCCATTGGTTTTAGGTACGGCTATGGCCTTAGGGTTTTGGGGTTTCGACGGTTTTGGAACACCCGTATTTTATCAAGCCCTATTTATCGGGACTATTTTAACGGCGACTTCGGTGAGCATTACCGTTGCCGCATTGAAAGAGCTGGGAAAGATAAATTCGGAAGTCGGACAAACAATTATCAGTGCTGCAATCATCGATGATGTCTTAGGCATTATTGCATTAACGGTTGTACTCGGTGCAAGTTCCGGTAAGGGCGACTACCTCGCACTTATTATAAAAACGGCAGCGTTCTTTGCCGCTTCGTTGGTAGTAGGCTATGTGATTTACCGAATCTTCAAATGGTATGATAAGAGGCATCCTCATACTCACCGTATTTCGATTTACGGGCTAGGGGTTGCGTTGATTTTTGCCTATTGTACCGAACGATTTTTCGGTATTGCCGATATTACCGGTGCCTATGTTGCAGGGGTTGTATTATGCAACTTGCATGATGCTTCCTATATGGAAAAGAAAATAGACATTAATTCGTATATGTTTTTTAGTCCTATCTTTTTTACCTCTATCGGACTTAAAACGGACTTTAGCGGACTGAATATGAGCTTACTATGGTTTTCGATAGCCTTTGTGCTTGTCGGTTGTATCAGCAAAATAATCGGCTGCGGCGGTTCAGCATTGACGTTGGGCTTTAAGCGGAAGGAATCGCTCCAGATAGGGCTGGGAATGATGGTGCGCGGTGAAGTAGCCCTCATCGTAGCTCAAAAGGGACTTGCGGTAGGGATGGTTAAAGCCGAATACTTTGCACCGGTCATTTTGCTGATTATCGTTTCCTCCATGATTGTGCCTATTTTGTTGGGAAAAGCATTTTCGGATAGGACTTTTGAACCTCCAATGAAAGAACAGGTGTAG
- a CDS encoding type II toxin-antitoxin system HicB family antitoxin — MKYTYPVIFENDDGKIGVRVPDISGCFTFGDTVTEAIEMAEDAIAMMLAHYEDNNQAIPKASNISDVKIKDGFVNYVIADTDKWRRQFSEKSVKKTVTIPAWLNYKAETANLNFSQELQNALKAKLQVGV, encoded by the coding sequence ATGAAATATACATATCCTGTTATTTTTGAAAATGATGATGGAAAAATAGGGGTTAGAGTTCCCGATATTTCCGGCTGTTTTACATTCGGAGACACAGTAACTGAAGCTATAGAAATGGCAGAGGATGCCATAGCTATGATGCTTGCCCATTATGAAGATAACAATCAAGCAATACCAAAAGCCAGTAATATATCGGACGTAAAAATAAAAGACGGATTTGTAAACTATGTTATAGCTGATACGGATAAATGGCGCAGGCAATTTTCAGAAAAATCGGTGAAAAAGACGGTTACCATTCCGGCATGGTTAAACTACAAGGCCGAAACTGCCAATCTTAATTTTTCGCAAGAATTGCAAAATGCCCTTAAAGCAAAATTACAGGTTGGGGTGTAG
- a CDS encoding S1C family serine protease, with product MKLYSRRQTLVFSLIAAVIFASAGFFAGIKYSTGNAGSTGIQSGTSSNPADFEESAENGFAQTENSHNLNMQQHGNTAALNTANEAGYMGYTPAESQNIRVYESTNEAVVNITTETMGANWFFEPVPVEGSSGSGSIIDESGLVLTNAHVISEASKIYISLSDGSQYEAKVVGTDAENDLAVLKFDPPKNIKLTVIKLGDSTNLKVGQRVLAIGNPFGLERTLTDGIVSALKRPIQNDKNIIIKNMIQTDTAINPGNSGGPLLDTQGRMIGINTMIYSTSGSSAGVGFAVPVNTAKRVVADILKYGKVIRGSIDADLVQVSGRLASYAKLPVSYGLLVSEVKKGSNAAKAGLRGGNEAVRSGVGRYSSVFYIGGDIIVEIAGQKINNITDYYSVLEDKKPGETVKVKIVRGKKLVDLSLTLSERN from the coding sequence ATGAAACTTTATAGTAGAAGACAGACCCTCGTATTTTCGCTCATTGCAGCGGTTATTTTTGCAAGTGCAGGTTTTTTTGCCGGTATAAAATATAGTACAGGAAACGCCGGCTCGACTGGAATTCAAAGCGGAACCTCAAGCAACCCTGCCGATTTTGAAGAAAGTGCAGAAAACGGATTTGCTCAGACGGAAAATTCGCACAATTTAAATATGCAGCAGCATGGAAATACGGCAGCTTTAAACACTGCAAATGAAGCAGGATACATGGGCTATACTCCTGCCGAATCACAGAATATTCGTGTATATGAATCGACCAATGAAGCTGTCGTAAACATAACCACCGAAACTATGGGAGCAAACTGGTTTTTTGAGCCTGTTCCGGTTGAAGGCAGTTCGGGTTCAGGCTCCATAATCGACGAAAGCGGATTGGTACTGACCAATGCACATGTAATTTCAGAAGCTTCAAAGATTTATATTTCTCTTTCTGACGGAAGTCAGTACGAGGCAAAAGTAGTAGGAACGGATGCCGAAAACGATTTGGCTGTTTTAAAATTTGATCCGCCTAAAAATATTAAACTTACGGTAATAAAATTAGGAGACTCAACCAATTTAAAAGTCGGCCAAAGAGTTTTAGCTATCGGAAACCCTTTCGGATTGGAAAGAACTCTTACAGACGGAATAGTCTCGGCACTGAAACGCCCGATTCAAAACGATAAAAACATTATCATCAAAAATATGATTCAAACCGATACGGCAATTAACCCCGGAAACTCAGGCGGTCCTCTTTTAGACACTCAAGGAAGAATGATAGGAATAAATACCATGATCTATTCCACATCGGGAAGCTCAGCCGGAGTAGGCTTTGCTGTTCCCGTAAATACGGCTAAAAGAGTTGTTGCAGATATCTTAAAATACGGAAAGGTTATCCGCGGTTCCATCGATGCCGATTTGGTTCAAGTTTCAGGAAGACTAGCCTCTTATGCAAAACTCCCCGTTTCTTACGGTCTCCTTGTTTCCGAAGTAAAAAAAGGAAGCAATGCGGCAAAGGCCGGCCTTCGCGGAGGAAATGAAGCTGTGCGGTCAGGAGTGGGCAGATACAGTTCCGTCTTTTACATAGGCGGCGATATCATTGTCGAAATAGCCGGACAAAAGATAAATAACATAACAGATTATTATTCGGTACTGGAGGATAAAAAACCCGGTGAAACGGTAAAGGTTAAAATTGTCAGAGGGAAAAAACTTGTCGATTTAAGCTTAACCTTATCGGAACGAAACTAA
- a CDS encoding SAM-dependent methyltransferase: MAKNKYSEPDYWSKKAFAENYPARSVYKLEEMNKKFNLFSPNDKVLDLGAAPGSWTVYVLRFLNKEGRVTAVDLKPLDSSVYDERLNFFQGDMFDKGIIKSVKELGPYDAVICDAAPATTGNKTVDTARSSGLVELALYYAQEQLKQGGSFVVKIFQGGDQQIHLNNLRKCFKTARAFKPEACRSSSFETYLIGLDFKG, from the coding sequence ATGGCAAAAAATAAATACAGCGAACCCGATTATTGGTCAAAAAAAGCCTTTGCCGAAAATTATCCTGCTCGTTCCGTATACAAACTTGAAGAGATGAATAAAAAATTTAATCTTTTTTCTCCTAATGATAAGGTTCTGGATTTGGGAGCGGCTCCCGGAAGCTGGACCGTCTATGTCTTGCGCTTTTTAAATAAGGAGGGAAGGGTAACTGCCGTCGACTTAAAGCCCTTGGATTCTTCAGTATATGATGAGAGGCTTAATTTTTTTCAAGGCGATATGTTCGATAAGGGAATTATAAAATCGGTAAAAGAATTGGGACCTTATGATGCGGTTATCTGCGATGCGGCTCCTGCAACAACAGGAAACAAAACCGTTGATACGGCCCGTTCCTCAGGTTTGGTAGAGCTTGCGCTTTATTATGCTCAAGAGCAGCTTAAACAAGGCGGTTCATTTGTCGTAAAGATATTCCAAGGCGGAGATCAGCAGATCCATTTAAACAATTTACGAAAATGTTTTAAGACTGCAAGGGCCTTTAAGCCGGAAGCATGCCGCAGTTCAAGTTTTGAAACCTATTTAATAGGTTTGGATTTTAAGGGTTAG
- the selB gene encoding selenocysteine-specific translation elongation factor: MPYILGTAGHVDHGKTALVKRLTGIETSHLPEEKKRGMTIELGFASLEDPVHGTVGIVDVPGHERFIRNMVAGTWGLDAALLIVAADDGWMQMSSDHLRVLKAMKIESILLVITKSDLAEKDMLELLIEDANAQCEKIIGRKLPAVAVSSLTGSGIEELKAEITKLLSSSKKQNPPTPFLYVDRVFVLKGIGTTVTGTLRGKGLHTGDSLQIYPSNEECRIKSIQNHHKDVEKIEPGTRTALNLKLGEKTNLERGMLLAEKDSNFVLSGKELLVRIDEVFTNKEGGFKNHAEIEIALGSAHAIGSIHLNQFDRSLGRLSLEEPVASAWNQRAVLIRHGGSEILASARVLASFPSYKRIQFKEAFEVYRDKELPSIHSYKFNIEGFVEDTKIKTQELTSDKNEVIEYGSWRFLKKRLEFWENKILKTAQESQAGFTLEEVDLPVPQRVKTTVLKKLCDEKKLEKEAHVYKLSGRTGDDISKNAKALLDAAFKAGFEGIEIDKIKLPQARKEARDLIKLGKLICLENFLHYHTDFYKKAVNSLFAKYKTGDKISIADAREVTGLSRKYILPILNLLEKEGKLKRQDNDRIVL, translated from the coding sequence ATGCCGTATATTTTGGGAACAGCGGGACATGTAGACCACGGAAAGACTGCCTTGGTAAAAAGGCTTACAGGAATTGAAACCAGTCATCTGCCTGAAGAAAAAAAGCGGGGGATGACCATAGAGCTCGGCTTTGCTTCGCTTGAAGATCCTGTTCACGGTACTGTCGGCATAGTAGATGTTCCCGGCCATGAACGCTTTATCCGCAACATGGTTGCAGGCACATGGGGTTTGGATGCGGCTCTTTTAATAGTGGCAGCCGATGACGGCTGGATGCAGATGTCCTCCGATCATTTGCGTGTACTAAAGGCCATGAAGATAGAATCCATTCTTCTTGTAATCACAAAATCGGACCTTGCAGAAAAGGACATGCTTGAACTTCTAATCGAAGATGCCAATGCCCAATGCGAAAAAATAATCGGAAGGAAACTCCCTGCCGTTGCCGTTTCTTCCCTTACCGGAAGCGGCATCGAGGAACTCAAAGCCGAAATTACAAAACTTCTTTCTTCATCAAAAAAACAAAACCCGCCTACTCCCTTTTTATATGTAGACAGGGTCTTTGTCCTAAAAGGCATAGGAACCACCGTTACGGGAACATTAAGAGGAAAAGGTCTTCACACCGGAGACAGCCTACAGATATATCCTTCAAATGAAGAATGTAGAATTAAATCGATACAAAACCATCATAAGGATGTTGAAAAAATAGAGCCCGGCACGCGGACAGCCCTCAACTTAAAACTGGGAGAAAAAACAAATCTTGAAAGAGGAATGCTCTTAGCGGAAAAAGATTCAAATTTTGTTTTAAGCGGAAAAGAACTTTTAGTACGCATCGATGAAGTTTTTACAAACAAGGAAGGGGGCTTTAAGAATCATGCCGAAATAGAAATAGCCCTCGGAAGTGCCCATGCAATAGGCAGCATTCACTTAAACCAATTCGACAGGAGCTTGGGCCGTCTTTCTTTGGAAGAGCCCGTTGCCTCTGCCTGGAATCAAAGAGCCGTTTTAATAAGGCACGGCGGAAGCGAAATTCTAGCCTCGGCCAGAGTGCTCGCAAGTTTTCCAAGCTATAAAAGAATACAGTTTAAGGAAGCCTTTGAGGTTTACAGGGATAAGGAACTTCCTTCAATTCACAGCTACAAGTTTAATATTGAAGGCTTTGTCGAGGATACTAAAATCAAAACTCAAGAGCTCACATCGGATAAAAATGAAGTCATCGAGTATGGCTCTTGGCGTTTTTTAAAAAAGCGGCTTGAGTTTTGGGAAAATAAAATTTTAAAAACGGCTCAAGAAAGTCAGGCAGGTTTTACCCTTGAAGAAGTGGACTTACCTGTTCCGCAAAGGGTAAAAACTACAGTATTAAAAAAACTTTGCGATGAAAAAAAACTGGAAAAAGAAGCTCATGTTTATAAACTGAGCGGAAGAACGGGCGACGATATTTCTAAAAATGCAAAGGCCCTTTTGGATGCAGCCTTTAAGGCGGGTTTTGAAGGCATCGAAATAGACAAGATAAAGCTCCCTCAAGCCCGAAAAGAAGCCAGAGACCTGATAAAATTAGGTAAGCTGATCTGCCTTGAAAACTTTTTACACTACCATACGGATTTTTACAAAAAGGCCGTAAATTCATTATTTGCAAAATACAAAACAGGGGATAAGATTTCGATAGCCGATGCACGGGAGGTAACCGGCCTTTCCCGCAAATACATTCTTCCGATTCTTAACCTTCTCGAAAAAGAAGGCAAGCTAAAAAGGCAAGACAACGACAGAATTGTATTGTAA
- a CDS encoding leucine-rich repeat domain-containing protein yields the protein MKQIKTLLTAEEKVNLQLLEITDGMLTRVTDSNKLIGSLVLPDSVVEIGMGAFYCCTGLTSVKIPDSVHKIDKWSFFSCTALTSVAISKSVTEIGSMVFTGCINLTKLTVDSANPVYCTENNIIYTKDKKKLIAAASGLEHIVIPDSVTDIGGPFYDCTRLANLTVGSENTVYYSENNIIYTKDKKKLIAAASGLESVVIPEGVTEIGEHAFSACSVLTDVVIPNTVTDIAKSAFYGCTRLTKLIVDIENPVYCSENNIIYTKDKKKLIAVAGGLEHIVIPDTVSDIGGWGFFDCTRLTHLSVDSENPVYCSEGNIIYTKDKKKLIAAASCLRSVVIADGVTEIPSWGFSACSNLTDVVIPDTVTEIGDMAFFDCSFLTNVIIPNNVTTIGDHAFSYCSKLKTVIIDSAVVTDIEDNAFENVHADVHFTVKTDKVKALLKKSDSSIRDEQITVVQVCE from the coding sequence ATGAAACAGATAAAAACACTGCTCACAGCAGAAGAGAAAGTAAATTTGCAGTTGCTGGAAATAACGGACGGGATGTTAACAAGAGTAACTGATTCCAATAAGCTCATAGGTAGTCTTGTGCTGCCGGATAGTGTTGTTGAGATTGGTATGGGGGCATTTTACTGCTGCACCGGTTTAACAAGTGTTAAGATACCCGATAGTGTTCATAAGATTGACAAGTGGTCTTTTTTCTCATGTACCGCCTTAACAAGTGTTGCTATATCGAAGAGTGTTACTGAGATAGGTTCAATGGTTTTTACAGGTTGTATCAACTTAACAAAGCTTACTGTTGATAGTGCAAATCCTGTCTATTGTACTGAGAATAATATTATTTACACAAAAGATAAGAAAAAACTGATAGCTGCAGCAAGCGGTTTGGAGCATATTGTGATACCTGATAGTGTTACCGATATTGGCGGACCATTTTATGACTGCACTCGTTTAGCAAATCTGACTGTTGGTAGTGAAAATACTGTCTATTATAGTGAGAATAATATTATTTACACAAAAGATAAGAAAAAACTGATAGCTGCAGCAAGTGGTTTGGAGTCTGTTGTTATACCTGAAGGTGTTACTGAGATTGGTGAGCATGCATTTTCCGCCTGTTCCGTTTTAACCGATGTCGTCATACCTAATACTGTTACTGATATTGCTAAGTCTGCATTTTACGGCTGTACTCGTTTAACAAAGCTTATTGTTGATATTGAAAATCCTGTCTATTGTAGTGAGAATAATATTATTTATACAAAAGATAAGAAAAAACTGATAGCTGTGGCAGGCGGTTTGGAGCATATTGTTATACCTGATACTGTTAGCGATATTGGCGGATGGGGATTTTTCGACTGCACTCGTTTAACGCATCTTAGTGTTGATAGTGAAAATCCTGTTTATTGTAGTGAAGGCAACATTATTTACACAAAAGATAAGAAAAAACTGATAGCTGCAGCAAGCTGTTTGAGGTCTGTTGTTATAGCTGACGGTGTTACTGAGATTCCTTCATGGGGATTTTCCGCCTGTTCCAATTTAACCGATGTTGTGATTCCCGATACTGTTACTGAGATTGGTGATATGGCATTTTTTGACTGTAGTTTTTTGACTAATGTTATAATACCTAATAACGTGACGACGATTGGTGATCATGCATTTTCCTACTGTAGTAAGCTAAAAACGGTAATCATAGACTCTGCTGTTGTAACAGATATCGAAGATAATGCTTTTGAAAATGTACATGCCGATGTGCATTTTACCGTGAAAACCGATAAAGTAAAAGCATTGTTGAAAAAGAGCGACAGCAGTATACGGGATGAGCAGATTACGGTCGTACAAGTTTGTGAATAA
- a CDS encoding sigma-54-dependent transcriptional regulator, protein MKFSILVIDDEKNIREGLAMALEDEGYEVITADNGKTGLDIALKDEVDLVITDLKMPEISGEEVLREVISKTPGVPVIVLTGHGTVETAVEAMRMGAYDFLTKPLDLERLFLLVKRALQNRALVLQNRALLHDIETKQSFENIIGKSPLMEKVFENIKKVAPTKASVLITGETGVGKELIARAIHNLSNRKDKPFVQVHCASFAESLLESELFGHEKGAFTGAVQRSRGRFEIANGGSLFLDEIGEVNQMIQVKLLRVLQEKKFERVGGSETISVDTRIIAATNRDLVEEIKKGNFREDLYFRLNVVHIHVPPLRERKEDIPLLVAAFIKDFAEENGKKIDSMEPRARAAIYNYEWPGNIRQLQNCIQSAVVMSSDNVIHFDDLPETLREKAEASSIRIPMGVNMAEAEKQIILQTLANQNNNKSKTADILGIGRRTLHRKLDEYDAEIKDDTSRMLEGKENQSKKEKVNGKK, encoded by the coding sequence ATGAAATTCAGTATTTTGGTTATTGATGACGAAAAAAATATTCGTGAAGGCCTTGCGATGGCCTTGGAAGATGAAGGCTATGAAGTAATTACTGCCGATAACGGAAAAACAGGTTTGGATATTGCCTTAAAAGACGAAGTCGATCTTGTAATTACCGATCTAAAAATGCCTGAAATAAGCGGTGAAGAGGTCTTACGCGAAGTTATTTCAAAAACTCCGGGGGTTCCCGTAATTGTTTTAACCGGACACGGGACGGTAGAAACGGCTGTTGAAGCCATGAGGATGGGGGCCTATGATTTTTTAACCAAGCCCTTGGATTTGGAACGCCTTTTTCTTTTAGTAAAAAGAGCCTTACAAAACAGGGCCCTTGTTCTGCAAAATAGGGCACTCTTACATGACATTGAAACCAAACAAAGTTTTGAAAATATTATAGGCAAGAGCCCTCTTATGGAAAAGGTTTTTGAGAATATAAAAAAAGTTGCGCCGACAAAGGCCAGCGTCTTAATTACCGGAGAAACCGGAGTCGGAAAAGAATTGATAGCTCGAGCCATTCATAATCTTTCAAACCGTAAAGATAAGCCCTTTGTTCAAGTCCACTGTGCGTCCTTTGCCGAAAGTCTTTTGGAGTCCGAGCTTTTCGGTCATGAAAAAGGAGCCTTTACAGGGGCCGTACAACGCAGCCGAGGCCGCTTTGAAATTGCAAACGGCGGTTCTCTTTTTTTGGACGAAATAGGCGAAGTCAATCAAATGATACAGGTAAAACTTTTGCGGGTTCTTCAAGAAAAAAAGTTTGAGAGGGTAGGAGGTTCTGAAACTATTAGCGTAGATACAAGGATAATCGCCGCAACAAACAGGGATTTGGTAGAAGAAATAAAAAAAGGAAATTTTAGGGAAGATCTTTATTTTAGATTGAATGTAGTTCATATTCACGTGCCTCCCTTGCGTGAACGCAAGGAGGACATTCCTCTTTTGGTTGCTGCCTTTATCAAAGACTTTGCAGAGGAGAACGGTAAAAAAATAGATTCTATGGAACCTCGTGCAAGAGCTGCAATTTATAATTATGAGTGGCCGGGAAATATAAGGCAGCTTCAAAACTGTATTCAAAGTGCCGTTGTAATGAGCTCCGATAATGTAATTCACTTTGACGACTTACCGGAAACATTGCGCGAAAAGGCCGAGGCTTCTTCAATCCGTATACCGATGGGAGTAAATATGGCCGAAGCCGAAAAGCAAATTATTTTGCAGACTCTTGCAAACCAAAATAATAATAAATCCAAGACAGCCGATATTTTAGGAATAGGCCGAAGAACCCTCCATCGAAAACTTGATGAATATGATGCGGAGATTAAAGATGATACTTCGCGAATGTTGGAAGGAAAAGAAAATCAATCCAAAAAGGAAAAAGTAAATGGCAAAAAATAA
- a CDS encoding Na/Pi cotransporter family protein — translation MSVVSLVFQMLGSLGLILYGMKMMSDGIQKSAGESLHRTLNFMTGNRFLAVLTGIVVTGIVQSSGATTVMTVSFVNAGMLSLQQAIGVIFGANIGTTVTAWIVSLLGFKFSIASIAIPAFGIGYFLTFFKKLKKDNLGEAIMGFGLLFTGLDFLASAVPNISGEHIALFSLFRQTGIHSIIIGVILGLVLTVFLHSSSATTAVLLTMAHTGVVGWEFSAAVILGSNVGSTVDAVLASIGTKLNARRAAAVHVLFNVAGSVFTLAFFTPFLSLVDLICPSSSLMTKIAVFHTLFNVINTLVAIPFVNQIAKFVCWLIKPRENEEPARYVLTFQAPGMKENTEAYVLRAEVEILKMSNIVREMFSLLRSLLSKEENVSREFVIRQLTEKEDYTDQMQEELSVYLIKTSQLSLSEKNRKNVRLMLGIVDDIENMTDQIFELGLFINRSIELKMPISQDDMDKLLPYMGIVNQFIHFVHEHLNKPLAAEQLAMAHEMEESIDAMRQHLKHLARTRLEKGANVKAELLYIDMVRNLEKIGDFAFSISRALAETE, via the coding sequence ATGTCTGTAGTTTCTCTTGTATTCCAGATGCTTGGAAGTTTAGGTTTAATCTTATACGGAATGAAAATGATGAGTGACGGTATTCAAAAAAGTGCCGGCGAAAGTCTACACCGTACGCTCAATTTTATGACGGGAAACAGATTTTTAGCTGTTTTGACGGGTATAGTTGTTACCGGCATTGTTCAATCTTCCGGTGCTACAACCGTTATGACCGTTTCATTTGTCAATGCAGGAATGTTGAGTCTTCAACAAGCTATAGGCGTAATTTTCGGTGCAAACATAGGTACTACCGTTACGGCATGGATAGTTTCATTACTCGGTTTTAAATTTTCTATAGCAAGCATAGCCATTCCTGCCTTCGGAATAGGCTATTTTTTAACATTTTTTAAAAAACTTAAAAAAGATAATCTGGGTGAGGCCATCATGGGCTTCGGCCTCCTTTTTACCGGATTGGACTTTTTGGCTTCAGCCGTGCCGAATATTTCGGGTGAACATATTGCCCTTTTTTCTCTTTTTAGACAGACAGGTATTCATAGTATTATAATCGGTGTTATCCTCGGCTTGGTGCTTACCGTTTTTCTCCATTCATCTAGTGCGACAACTGCGGTTCTTTTGACGATGGCTCATACCGGGGTAGTCGGCTGGGAATTTTCTGCGGCTGTAATTTTGGGAAGTAACGTAGGTTCTACAGTAGATGCGGTATTGGCCTCAATAGGAACAAAGCTCAATGCGAGGAGGGCAGCGGCCGTACACGTTTTGTTTAATGTTGCAGGCAGCGTTTTTACACTGGCTTTTTTTACGCCTTTTTTATCCTTAGTGGATTTGATTTGCCCTTCAAGCAGTCTTATGACTAAAATTGCAGTGTTCCATACCTTGTTCAATGTAATCAACACTCTTGTCGCCATTCCGTTTGTAAATCAGATTGCAAAATTTGTGTGCTGGCTTATTAAACCCAGAGAAAATGAAGAGCCTGCCCGCTATGTTCTTACCTTTCAAGCACCCGGTATGAAAGAAAACACGGAGGCCTACGTGCTTAGGGCCGAGGTTGAAATTCTTAAGATGTCCAATATTGTCCGGGAAATGTTCAGCCTTTTGCGTTCTCTTTTAAGTAAGGAAGAAAATGTTTCAAGAGAATTTGTTATAAGGCAGTTGACCGAAAAAGAAGATTATACCGATCAGATGCAGGAAGAGCTTTCTGTATACCTTATTAAAACTTCTCAGCTTTCTTTATCCGAAAAAAACAGAAAGAATGTACGCCTTATGCTCGGTATTGTAGACGATATAGAAAATATGACCGATCAGATTTTTGAGCTGGGGCTTTTTATAAACCGAAGTATAGAATTAAAAATGCCCATCAGCCAAGACGATATGGATAAACTTTTACCCTATATGGGGATCGTAAATCAGTTTATTCATTTTGTCCACGAGCACTTAAATAAACCTCTTGCAGCGGAGCAGCTTGCAATGGCCCACGAAATGGAAGAATCTATCGATGCGATGAGACAACACCTAAAGCATCTTGCCCGTACCCGCTTGGAAAAAGGTGCAAACGTAAAGGCCGAGCTTTTGTACATCGACATGGTCCGCAACTTGGAAAAAATAGGAGATTTTGCTTTTAGTATTTCGCGTGCCCTTGCCGAAACCGAATAA
- a CDS encoding type II toxin-antitoxin system VapC family toxin → MLNTVLIDTGPLIALFDKDDKYHLSVIDFIKDGNYRFVSTIAVLTEVMYMLDFNIKVQINFLEWVMKKGLIIHDINKNTIKRISELINKYSDRPMDFADATLVAAAEERGINRIISIDSDFDIYRLHGKLKIENIFKKRFK, encoded by the coding sequence ATGCTAAATACCGTCCTCATTGATACAGGTCCCCTTATTGCTTTGTTTGATAAAGACGATAAATATCATTTAAGTGTTATAGACTTTATCAAAGACGGTAATTATAGATTTGTATCAACCATTGCAGTATTAACCGAAGTAATGTATATGCTTGATTTTAATATAAAAGTTCAAATTAATTTTTTAGAATGGGTAATGAAAAAAGGGCTTATTATTCATGATATTAATAAAAACACTATCAAGAGAATCTCCGAATTAATAAATAAATATTCCGACAGGCCAATGGATTTTGCGGATGCAACATTGGTAGCCGCTGCAGAAGAGCGAGGAATCAATCGGATAATCAGCATAGATTCGGATTTTGATATCTATCGCCTGCACGGTAAATTAAAGATAGAAAATATATTTAAAAAGAGATTTAAATAA